The Armatimonadota bacterium genome contains a region encoding:
- a CDS encoding CAP domain-containing protein → MIRHLLVGLLLLPMAAHTAQTVDTGPKVSARQRLIQKIVDLTNAERARFNLTPLTYDNRLEKAAQWMAEDMAINNYFDHTDHQGRTIAERVPTFGYKGYRILRENLAAGQQSEEEVIKAWMDSPHHREAILCDKCEHIGVGFYFSDSSKYKLYWVQEFGALLPGED, encoded by the coding sequence ATGATTCGCCACCTTCTCGTTGGGCTGTTGTTGTTGCCAATGGCAGCACACACCGCGCAAACCGTCGATACGGGACCTAAGGTCTCGGCGCGACAACGGCTCATCCAGAAAATCGTCGACCTCACCAACGCCGAACGCGCCAGGTTCAACCTCACGCCGCTAACCTACGATAATCGACTAGAAAAGGCGGCTCAATGGATGGCCGAAGACATGGCGATTAATAACTACTTTGACCACACCGATCACCAAGGTCGAACAATCGCGGAGCGTGTGCCGACCTTCGGATACAAGGGCTACCGAATCTTGCGAGAAAACCTGGCCGCTGGTCAACAATCGGAAGAAGAAGTGATCAAGGCTTGGATGGACAGTCCGCACCACCGAGAGGCGATTCTCTGCGACAAGTGCGAGCATATCGGGGTCGGGTTCTATTTCTCGGATTCATCCAAGTACAAATTGTATTGGGTGCAAGAGTTCGGCGCGCTTCTCCCAGGCGAAGATTGA
- the rpsD gene encoding 30S ribosomal protein S4 — MATYRGRKNDICRRVGFNIWGKAKCPSNKRQYANGQHGANNKDKRTSEYGDQLLQKQIIRRYYNMLEKQFRLTFDRAHRMHGNSGLNFLRLLELRLSTAVWRLGYAKTIFQARQMVSHRHICVNGKIVNISSYTLRVGDVVSVREREASQKMARENHYEGAAVPAYIEVDVAGMKGKIIALPEREDFPSFFKEQAVIEFYAR; from the coding sequence ATGGCAACTTATAGAGGACGAAAAAACGACATCTGCCGAAGAGTCGGTTTTAACATTTGGGGCAAAGCAAAGTGCCCAAGCAATAAGCGACAATACGCAAACGGTCAGCATGGCGCTAACAACAAGGACAAGCGCACCAGCGAATACGGCGATCAGCTTCTCCAGAAGCAGATCATCCGACGCTACTACAACATGCTCGAAAAGCAGTTCCGGTTGACCTTTGACCGCGCACATCGAATGCACGGTAACTCCGGTCTCAACTTCTTGCGACTGCTCGAACTTCGACTTTCCACCGCTGTTTGGCGACTGGGCTATGCCAAGACAATCTTCCAGGCTCGACAAATGGTCAGCCACCGACACATCTGTGTAAACGGCAAGATTGTTAACATCTCGAGCTACACCCTCCGCGTCGGCGATGTGGTCAGCGTTCGAGAGCGAGAAGCCAGCCAAAAGATGGCTCGCGAAAATCACTACGAAGGTGCCGCAGTTCCGGCTTACATCGAAGTGGATGTCGCTGGCATGAAGGGCAAGATCATTGCTCTGCCAGAGCGCGAAGACTTCCCAAGCTTCTTTAAGGAGCAGGCCGTCATCGAATTCTACGCTCGTTAA
- a CDS encoding C39 family peptidase gives MRKMLLLLLCGGIQSAMAISPSVRNIKLDGQSDFQLINGTMVSKSINPEIAWKECVPSWDVSGTESGGRIEVFIETAGRTFGFGHWSASVGLQNRSSLAVQKTDAGYVDTDTLLMLGTGGELKVKVRLFPNIFGDLPKLNHFHLAFWAYAAPASARPAPIAPLDVPIRAQGDYPGGNVLCSPTSVSMVLSYWAKQLNRPAIDHDVPAVKECVFDPAWNGTGNWAFNASFAASLPGISAHVARLENVSQIRELLEKGIPVITSVSYGLLKGKPARDDNDGHLVVLVGVDAQGNLIFNDPGKKPIRLTYDYDAFVRAWAVSNNTVYIIHPELWNFPDLP, from the coding sequence ATGCGCAAAATGCTCCTGTTGCTTCTTTGCGGAGGAATCCAATCTGCCATGGCGATCTCCCCTTCGGTTCGAAATATCAAGCTCGATGGACAGAGCGATTTTCAACTGATCAACGGAACTATGGTTTCAAAGTCGATCAATCCAGAAATCGCCTGGAAAGAGTGCGTGCCGAGCTGGGATGTCAGCGGCACTGAAAGTGGTGGAAGGATCGAAGTTTTCATCGAGACAGCGGGACGTACCTTCGGATTTGGGCATTGGTCAGCAAGTGTGGGACTTCAAAATCGATCCAGTCTGGCGGTTCAGAAGACGGACGCCGGCTACGTCGATACAGACACACTTCTGATGCTGGGAACCGGCGGCGAGCTCAAAGTGAAGGTGCGGCTTTTCCCAAATATCTTTGGAGATTTGCCGAAGCTCAACCATTTCCATCTTGCATTTTGGGCCTACGCTGCGCCGGCATCAGCACGGCCTGCTCCGATCGCACCGCTCGACGTGCCAATTCGGGCCCAGGGCGACTATCCAGGCGGGAACGTGCTGTGCAGTCCGACAAGCGTGAGCATGGTTCTGAGCTACTGGGCCAAGCAACTCAACCGGCCCGCGATCGACCATGACGTTCCTGCGGTCAAGGAGTGCGTGTTTGACCCGGCGTGGAACGGGACAGGCAACTGGGCCTTCAATGCATCCTTCGCCGCGAGTCTTCCTGGGATTTCGGCGCACGTGGCCCGGCTCGAAAACGTCAGCCAGATCCGAGAACTTTTAGAAAAGGGAATTCCGGTCATCACTTCGGTGAGCTATGGCTTGCTCAAAGGTAAGCCTGCAAGGGACGACAACGATGGTCATTTAGTGGTCTTGGTGGGAGTAGATGCTCAAGGCAATTTGATCTTCAACGACCCAGGAAAGAAGCCAATCCGACTGACTTACGATTACGACGCGTTTGTCCGGGCTTGGGCGGTTTCAAACAACACGGTGTACATCATCCATCCAGAACTTTGGAATTTTCCTGACCTACCGTAG
- a CDS encoding efflux RND transporter periplasmic adaptor subunit: MKKPWVWITLLIVAVCGTGGILVPMLQKQKLDASKPKVQTEYEVAGGTMNVSVVESGTIDAIRVVELKSRAAGKLSKLLVEEGDKVGAGDLIAIIDPTETRLQVEQNSAQLRGAESAVARQEIEIEQRRATAQTTLQKAKSRLAQLERENSVQPVLTSSAISNAQAALDTAKKQRDLLINTTQPNERAVVQAELEQAKSNASLAESELKRMETLYSQEYVSLREVENQRTQVDIARSRLATAQKKSDLLRAQQLNERAQADSRVLQATADLNSAKANGSQVDIKRRDLEQARIAVREAEIAIRDVDALIASKRQAMAQADQTRSVLRDSQRQLSETEIRAPYAGVITKKLVQEGELVASLSSFSSGTPIARLEDRSSMIIKLEINEIDVAKLSVGMPAKIVVDAFPNKVLNGSITKVAPARTTSTNATDTVVRYEVEVTIKDQLEEIKSGMTAKCTMEVQNFVAKHRVPVDFVEKSNGKAFVYVVGDKAKPEDPGTKTEIQIGKESASFIEVVSGVTTGMKLRRPSYSGPKREGASITD, from the coding sequence ATGAAAAAGCCGTGGGTGTGGATCACTTTGCTAATCGTCGCAGTGTGCGGTACCGGGGGGATTTTGGTGCCAATGCTGCAGAAGCAAAAATTGGATGCGAGCAAGCCAAAAGTACAGACTGAGTACGAGGTGGCTGGCGGGACGATGAACGTCTCCGTGGTCGAATCAGGCACGATTGATGCGATTCGGGTTGTCGAGCTAAAGAGCCGCGCCGCAGGAAAACTCTCAAAACTGCTCGTTGAAGAAGGCGACAAAGTTGGCGCAGGAGATCTGATCGCGATCATTGATCCAACCGAAACCCGGCTCCAAGTTGAACAAAATAGCGCTCAATTGCGTGGCGCTGAAAGTGCTGTAGCGCGGCAAGAAATCGAAATCGAGCAACGCCGAGCAACCGCTCAAACCACGTTGCAAAAAGCAAAGAGTCGATTGGCTCAGCTTGAAAGAGAGAATTCTGTTCAACCGGTTCTGACAAGTTCGGCGATTTCGAACGCTCAAGCAGCTTTGGATACGGCAAAGAAGCAACGCGATTTGTTGATCAACACAACCCAGCCAAACGAGCGCGCGGTTGTCCAAGCTGAATTGGAACAAGCAAAGTCCAACGCGAGCCTCGCCGAGAGCGAGTTGAAGAGGATGGAGACGCTCTACAGCCAAGAGTATGTGAGTTTGCGCGAAGTCGAAAATCAACGCACCCAAGTAGACATTGCGCGAAGCCGATTGGCCACCGCCCAAAAGAAGAGTGATTTGCTTCGTGCGCAACAATTGAACGAACGCGCTCAGGCAGATTCCCGCGTATTGCAAGCAACAGCGGACCTCAACAGCGCCAAGGCCAACGGTTCACAGGTTGATATCAAACGCCGCGACTTAGAACAAGCTCGCATTGCAGTCCGCGAAGCCGAAATTGCTATTCGAGACGTCGATGCTTTGATCGCAAGTAAGCGACAAGCGATGGCTCAAGCCGACCAAACTCGCTCGGTTCTGCGAGACAGCCAACGTCAACTCAGTGAAACAGAAATTCGTGCGCCGTACGCTGGGGTGATCACCAAGAAGCTGGTTCAAGAAGGGGAACTCGTGGCCAGCCTGAGCAGTTTCTCAAGCGGTACTCCAATCGCACGTCTCGAAGATCGAAGCTCGATGATCATCAAGCTCGAAATCAACGAAATCGATGTGGCGAAGCTCTCGGTCGGAATGCCTGCAAAGATTGTCGTTGACGCATTTCCAAACAAGGTCTTGAATGGATCGATCACCAAGGTTGCTCCAGCAAGGACTACTAGCACGAATGCCACTGATACGGTCGTCCGCTATGAAGTCGAGGTGACGATCAAGGATCAGTTGGAAGAAATCAAGAGCGGGATGACCGCAAAGTGCACGATGGAAGTCCAGAATTTTGTCGCGAAGCACCGAGTTCCAGTGGACTTCGTCGAGAAATCCAACGGTAAGGCATTTGTCTACGTCGTCGGTGATAAGGCAAAACCAGAAGATCCAGGCACAAAGACAGAAATACAAATCGGAAAGGAATCGGCTTCTTTTATTGAAGTCGTCAGCGGGGTTACCACCGGCATGAAGCTTCGCCGACCATCCTATTCCGGACCTAAGCGAGAGGGTGCTTCAATAACCGACTAA
- a CDS encoding ABC transporter permease, with translation MNVFSAFLIALDMLRTHKMRAFLTMLGVIIGVMSVSIIVLTLSGFQSYIAGQFSKIGSDTIYVSYNPRMTDNMSVGSVAGLKNTDVDYIMSRVPEIELASGYREAGSREVKWNSEKLKDVRVQAIDQNFVTLNTVELVKGRYISKQDQDLRTSVALISEDVAKNLFRDKDPLGQTVQMDGLTVEVVGITKNLELMGNRNSKVLFVPLSTAQDKWLGGDNVDLLLMRAQKGLKINDVMDKIWQALMLKSGNRPIYNVESSENVLKIFQTILSTIGVIFAAIAALSLLVGGIGVMNIMLVSVTERTREIGLRKAVGARNGAILTQFLIESATLTLVGGLIGMGLAWMLGLLITFVTMVNKWPNEGGLSAPFPVGPAVGAMVFSALIGIVFGFYPAYRAAQLNPIEALRAE, from the coding sequence ATGAACGTCTTTAGCGCCTTCCTGATCGCGTTGGACATGCTGCGCACGCATAAAATGCGCGCATTCCTGACCATGCTCGGTGTGATCATCGGCGTGATGAGCGTTAGCATTATCGTTCTCACCTTGAGTGGGTTCCAAAGCTACATCGCGGGTCAATTCTCCAAGATTGGATCGGACACGATCTATGTTTCTTACAATCCGAGGATGACCGATAACATGAGCGTCGGCAGTGTCGCTGGGCTCAAAAACACGGATGTGGATTACATCATGTCCCGTGTTCCCGAAATTGAGCTTGCTTCCGGCTACCGCGAAGCAGGTTCTAGGGAAGTGAAGTGGAACAGTGAAAAGCTCAAGGATGTTCGGGTCCAGGCGATTGATCAGAACTTTGTGACTCTCAACACAGTGGAGTTGGTGAAGGGAAGGTACATCAGCAAGCAAGACCAAGACCTTCGAACGAGCGTCGCGCTAATTAGCGAAGACGTTGCCAAAAATCTCTTCCGCGATAAAGACCCTCTGGGGCAAACCGTCCAGATGGACGGACTCACGGTCGAAGTGGTCGGTATCACGAAAAACCTTGAGTTGATGGGTAACCGAAACTCGAAGGTGCTCTTTGTCCCGTTAAGTACCGCTCAAGATAAGTGGCTAGGTGGAGACAACGTGGACCTATTGTTGATGCGCGCTCAGAAAGGGCTGAAGATCAACGATGTCATGGACAAAATTTGGCAAGCGTTGATGCTCAAATCAGGGAACCGACCGATTTACAACGTTGAATCAAGCGAAAACGTCCTGAAAATTTTCCAGACAATTCTCAGCACGATCGGTGTGATTTTTGCTGCGATTGCTGCTCTCTCGTTGCTAGTTGGCGGCATCGGCGTGATGAACATCATGCTAGTTTCGGTCACCGAGCGCACGCGCGAAATTGGTCTACGCAAGGCCGTGGGTGCTCGAAATGGTGCAATTCTTACCCAGTTCTTGATTGAATCCGCGACCCTCACTCTAGTAGGAGGATTGATCGGGATGGGGCTCGCTTGGATGTTAGGGCTGTTGATCACATTCGTGACGATGGTGAACAAATGGCCGAACGAGGGAGGGCTCTCGGCGCCATTTCCAGTCGGTCCAGCGGTAGGCGCCATGGTTTTCTCTGCCCTCATCGGAATCGTGTTCGGCTTTTATCCGGCATACCGCGCGGCTCAATTGAATCCGATTGAGGCCTTGCGCGCCGAATAA
- a CDS encoding HD domain-containing protein produces MNQDWITAALEFAIEKHAGDFRDGDVPLPYISHVIEVANFVRYIGGVTDPEMIAAAFLHDVLEHGGATIEELQVHFSERIVELVGQLTRTEPTKVGHLSKDQLRDLRSELLLEDIATRMEPDAQTIKLADRLSNLICALQTRKGEKRKRYLTQTAAILERIPRAVNPALWDAVASIAKQGLASIP; encoded by the coding sequence ATGAACCAGGATTGGATTACCGCCGCGCTCGAGTTTGCGATCGAGAAGCACGCAGGCGACTTTCGCGACGGCGATGTTCCATTGCCATACATCAGCCATGTCATCGAAGTCGCAAACTTTGTGCGGTACATCGGCGGGGTGACCGATCCTGAGATGATTGCAGCCGCCTTTTTGCACGATGTCTTGGAGCATGGCGGGGCAACAATCGAAGAGTTGCAGGTTCATTTTTCGGAGCGAATTGTCGAGCTTGTCGGTCAATTGACCCGAACAGAACCTACCAAAGTGGGTCACCTCTCGAAAGATCAACTGCGCGATCTTCGTAGCGAACTGTTGCTTGAGGACATTGCCACCAGGATGGAACCGGACGCGCAAACCATCAAGTTGGCCGATCGCTTGAGCAATCTTATCTGTGCTCTGCAGACTAGAAAGGGTGAGAAACGCAAGAGGTATCTCACCCAAACGGCAGCGATCCTAGAACGCATCCCTAGGGCCGTGAATCCGGCCCTTTGGGATGCAGTCGCGTCTATTGCGAAGCAGGGACTTGCTTCGATTCCTTAG
- a CDS encoding TerC family protein: MWIWGSFMAFVLAMLGLDLGVFNRKAHEVKMKEALIWSGVWIALALVFNAGIFMFWGNIYPNSQYTPQEAGTAFFTGYLIEKALSVDNLFVFLMVFSYFKVPALYQHRVLFYGIIGALFFRTVFIALGASILEKFFWSMIIFGLFLILTGIKMLVVKDKEMQPDKNPLNRLVSKLIPVTPDYVGQKFFTKIDGKLWATPLFVALVSIEFTDIVFAVDSIPAIFAITKDPFIVFTSNVFAILGLRSLYFALSGLLNLFHYLSYGLSFVLMFVGGKMIYGYVEKVIFPDWGKFPVLLSLGIIAAILIISVIASIKFPPKESKQVPASQ, from the coding sequence ATGTGGATTTGGGGCTCGTTCATGGCGTTTGTTCTCGCCATGCTCGGGCTCGACCTCGGTGTCTTCAACAGAAAGGCGCACGAAGTCAAAATGAAAGAAGCCCTCATTTGGAGTGGCGTCTGGATCGCGCTTGCGTTGGTCTTCAACGCTGGCATCTTCATGTTTTGGGGCAACATCTACCCCAATAGTCAGTACACCCCTCAAGAAGCAGGTACGGCGTTCTTCACGGGCTATCTCATCGAGAAGGCGCTCAGTGTCGACAACTTGTTTGTGTTCTTGATGGTGTTCTCGTACTTCAAAGTGCCCGCCCTATACCAGCACCGAGTGCTGTTCTACGGCATTATCGGCGCGCTTTTCTTCCGAACGGTGTTCATCGCACTTGGCGCGAGCATCCTCGAAAAGTTCTTCTGGAGCATGATCATTTTCGGTTTGTTCTTGATTCTCACCGGCATCAAGATGTTGGTTGTGAAGGACAAGGAGATGCAGCCCGACAAGAACCCGCTCAACCGACTAGTGAGCAAGCTCATTCCGGTGACACCCGATTATGTCGGCCAAAAGTTCTTCACAAAGATCGACGGCAAGCTGTGGGCAACCCCACTGTTCGTCGCGTTGGTGAGTATCGAATTTACGGACATTGTGTTCGCGGTGGACTCGATCCCGGCGATCTTCGCGATCACCAAAGATCCTTTCATCGTGTTCACATCGAACGTGTTCGCGATTCTCGGTCTACGATCGCTGTACTTTGCGCTGAGCGGCCTGTTGAACCTGTTCCACTACCTCAGCTACGGATTGTCATTCGTACTGATGTTCGTGGGTGGCAAGATGATCTACGGCTATGTCGAAAAGGTGATCTTCCCAGATTGGGGCAAATTCCCTGTGCTCCTATCGCTCGGTATCATCGCCGCGATCCTCATCATCTCGGTGATCGCGTCGATCAAGTTCCCGCCTAAGGAATCGAAGCAAGTCCCTGCTTCGCAATAG
- a CDS encoding zf-TFIIB domain-containing protein produces MKCPVCNDIQLMMSEKSGVEIDYCPSCRGVWLDRGELDKILSRAVDANPAAPRIPNQIPPAPRQDYRYDDDDDYRRGYKKKKKNWLEEIFD; encoded by the coding sequence ATGAAATGTCCCGTTTGCAATGACATCCAGCTGATGATGTCTGAAAAATCTGGAGTTGAAATTGACTATTGCCCTTCCTGCCGCGGCGTATGGCTTGACCGCGGCGAGTTGGACAAGATTCTGAGCCGAGCCGTAGACGCAAATCCTGCAGCTCCTCGAATCCCGAACCAGATTCCTCCTGCTCCACGACAAGACTATCGCTACGACGATGATGACGATTATCGACGTGGATACAAGAAGAAAAAGAAGAACTGGTTAGAGGAGATTTTTGATTAA
- a CDS encoding winged helix-turn-helix domain-containing protein, with protein sequence MWRVELLGTPKITGYGQVIDRFESKRVLALLGYLALRPGQRILRDELCDQIWPDAPIESAKNRLKQALASLRRQLEPPFIPAGSVLFADRTFIELRPESYRCDVLELFELLDDGREDESRERFAGELLPGIYDEWLEEHRFRVDFAELQKSPVTLKPAQHATSSEEFKQSVPASINSFIGRGSELCQLEDEFTRTRWVVLTGLGGLGKTRLAREFGITQKNCDVHFVGLAHIHQASSILEAILARLGVPDASQSLAEDTLRVAFGGRPTLLILDNLEQIDPADAARVLASLLEAAPTLRLLCTSRIELKHECVSEIRLRSLSIPSLDDDIINTTHCESAKLFLDRARMVRADFQITPQNFEDMREVLIQLDGHPLSIELCARWSHALSPKMIVSRLADAHHLLVSRSKSREERHYSLEATLASTIEMLSPESRELLGELSNFAGTFRWEVAESAFNSRANLDHLSELIGVTLVRVAYDTEPTRYWIPENIRQFANKLQGSSQSNLQFVQTYLSLARSCRNSEPITSLGLLNQADWIEFLKSEWSNMTRAVLDLLERGEIDQAIQLILDTEWYWSVFQTDFALIHMIRHHAKSRALARVLELHYLKPVSAEKVDAELLEMLQQAQSVQDSDLIAEISLRIAKLRLQRQQMGEVDTFALMAYERFQEKKDVLSAGVAQHILYNFYLEAKQEEPSRIAHKLAQELFQESQNSVQLAALNYTEARSLYITGRYEEAIPVLYRCRDLGRALGNRRYQGRTANMFGCVLRFLNEESLARGYFYCSLYANAKIHEIRAAHFPLWNLFLSLGRSGEFQTAVPIMGLALAIYDIYFGSITDADDIRNLEEFKQNATEALGVVQFSRLQANGSSFTQQEMVRFLRRSLSSDLEAHKDELIEFFGPEEEIF encoded by the coding sequence ATGTGGCGCGTCGAACTCCTTGGAACGCCGAAAATCACCGGCTATGGTCAGGTCATTGACCGCTTTGAATCGAAGCGAGTGTTGGCTCTCTTGGGCTATCTCGCTTTGCGCCCTGGGCAACGAATTCTTCGAGATGAACTTTGCGACCAAATCTGGCCCGACGCCCCGATTGAATCCGCCAAAAACAGGCTCAAGCAAGCATTGGCGTCGTTAAGGCGACAATTAGAGCCCCCATTTATCCCGGCCGGGTCCGTGCTGTTCGCCGATCGCACCTTTATTGAGCTTCGACCAGAGTCTTACCGTTGTGATGTGCTTGAGTTATTTGAGCTACTTGATGACGGTCGAGAAGATGAATCGAGAGAGCGATTCGCCGGTGAACTGCTTCCAGGAATTTACGACGAGTGGCTGGAAGAACATAGGTTCCGAGTCGACTTTGCCGAACTCCAAAAGTCGCCAGTAACTTTGAAGCCTGCACAACACGCGACATCCTCCGAGGAGTTCAAGCAGTCGGTCCCTGCTTCTATCAACTCGTTCATTGGAAGAGGCTCTGAGTTATGTCAGCTCGAAGACGAATTCACACGGACGCGATGGGTGGTGCTCACGGGACTTGGCGGACTCGGCAAAACACGTCTCGCTCGGGAATTTGGAATCACCCAAAAGAACTGCGACGTTCATTTTGTCGGCCTCGCTCATATTCACCAAGCCAGCTCAATTCTAGAGGCTATTCTCGCGCGATTAGGCGTTCCCGATGCGAGTCAATCTTTGGCTGAGGACACGCTTAGAGTTGCGTTCGGAGGCCGCCCCACGTTACTCATTCTCGATAATTTGGAGCAGATAGACCCAGCGGATGCCGCTCGAGTTCTCGCCAGTCTCCTCGAAGCCGCTCCGACGCTTCGGCTTCTATGCACTTCCCGGATTGAGCTCAAGCATGAATGTGTCAGCGAAATTAGGTTGAGGTCGTTGTCCATCCCATCGCTTGATGACGACATTATTAACACAACTCACTGCGAATCCGCGAAGCTATTCTTGGATCGCGCGCGGATGGTTCGGGCCGATTTCCAGATCACTCCGCAGAACTTTGAAGACATGCGCGAAGTATTGATCCAATTGGACGGGCATCCCCTATCCATTGAGTTGTGTGCCAGGTGGTCTCACGCATTGAGCCCAAAGATGATAGTCAGTCGACTTGCCGATGCTCATCACCTACTCGTTTCGCGATCCAAATCGAGAGAGGAACGCCATTACTCTCTAGAAGCCACGCTGGCTTCTACGATTGAGATGCTTTCTCCTGAATCCCGCGAATTGTTGGGCGAACTGTCCAATTTCGCCGGTACGTTTCGGTGGGAAGTTGCAGAAAGTGCTTTTAACTCGCGCGCGAATCTAGACCATCTTTCAGAGCTGATCGGGGTGACGCTCGTTCGCGTGGCCTATGACACCGAACCAACTCGATACTGGATTCCCGAGAACATTCGGCAATTCGCCAACAAACTCCAAGGATCGAGCCAATCGAACCTGCAGTTTGTCCAGACCTACCTTTCCTTAGCTCGCTCATGTCGCAATAGCGAACCGATCACTTCCCTCGGGCTTCTCAATCAGGCCGACTGGATTGAATTCCTGAAGTCGGAGTGGTCGAACATGACTCGAGCAGTGCTGGATTTGTTAGAGCGAGGAGAAATTGATCAAGCCATCCAGCTCATTTTGGATACCGAGTGGTACTGGAGCGTGTTTCAAACAGATTTTGCCTTGATACACATGATTCGGCACCACGCAAAATCCAGGGCCTTGGCCCGAGTGCTGGAATTGCATTATTTGAAGCCAGTTTCTGCTGAAAAGGTAGATGCTGAACTCCTGGAAATGTTGCAGCAAGCGCAAAGTGTTCAAGATTCTGATCTCATCGCCGAGATAAGCCTGCGAATCGCAAAACTGCGACTCCAAAGGCAACAAATGGGGGAGGTGGACACCTTTGCGCTGATGGCATATGAAAGATTCCAAGAAAAGAAGGATGTGCTTTCAGCCGGTGTGGCCCAGCATATCCTTTACAATTTTTACTTGGAGGCGAAGCAAGAGGAACCTAGCCGAATCGCGCACAAGTTAGCGCAAGAGCTATTCCAGGAAAGTCAAAACTCGGTCCAGCTTGCCGCGCTGAATTACACCGAAGCTCGATCGCTTTACATCACGGGCCGGTACGAGGAAGCCATTCCTGTCTTGTACCGATGCCGCGACCTTGGCCGGGCGCTTGGCAATCGGCGGTACCAAGGGCGGACTGCCAATATGTTTGGATGCGTTCTGAGGTTCCTTAATGAGGAGTCCTTGGCCAGGGGCTATTTCTACTGCTCCCTCTATGCAAACGCCAAAATCCATGAAATTCGAGCGGCCCATTTTCCGCTCTGGAACTTATTCCTGAGCCTCGGACGCTCGGGAGAATTTCAAACAGCAGTGCCGATCATGGGGCTTGCACTTGCGATTTACGATATTTACTTTGGTTCAATAACAGATGCGGATGACATCAGAAATCTGGAGGAATTCAAACAAAATGCCACCGAAGCGCTTGGTGTTGTCCAGTTTTCAAGATTGCAAGCGAATGGTTCGAGCTTCACTCAACAAGAAATGGTGCGCTTCCTTCGCCGTTCGTTGAGCAGTGATCTAGAAGCTCACAAGGACGAGCTGATAGAGTTTTTCGGTCCCGAAGAAGAGATTTTTTAG